In a single window of the Deinococcus aetherius genome:
- a CDS encoding GGDEF domain-containing protein, which produces MRRRTTGETGALPEVEFRQSALLAMFGCVAVVSVLSLSLSSLWSFARWEQTGLRALTVKNVALFVWLWRRPRDFTLIGVLELMFEGVGGLYKFGMVLLADRTSYGLGGYVFWLILYPFVASLVLRGRRALLASLAFFAGLLVIGGLYWASDDIPVSLKRLHGNTIVQMYLLHGVFIAFLALQSRLLGQLLRAVQRAESEARFANVDALTGLPNRRQLDAWLAGGQGSALSVILFDLDHFKRVNDTHGHDAGDRVLQAAAGAARQALRPQDQLGRWGGEEFLVILPGSGGPEARGVAERIAAAVASVHHPDVGRVTISCGVAEALPGEAPDAVLKRADEALYAAKRGGRALVELAV; this is translated from the coding sequence GTGAGGAGGAGGACGACAGGCGAGACGGGCGCTCTGCCGGAGGTGGAGTTCCGGCAGAGCGCCCTGCTCGCCATGTTCGGGTGCGTGGCGGTGGTGTCCGTGCTGTCGCTGAGCCTGTCCTCGCTGTGGTCCTTCGCGAGGTGGGAGCAGACGGGCCTGCGTGCGCTCACCGTGAAGAACGTGGCGCTGTTCGTGTGGCTGTGGCGGCGGCCCCGGGACTTTACGCTGATCGGCGTGCTGGAGCTGATGTTCGAGGGGGTGGGGGGTCTTTACAAGTTCGGCATGGTCCTGCTCGCCGACCGGACCTCCTACGGGCTGGGCGGGTACGTCTTCTGGCTGATCCTGTACCCCTTCGTGGCCTCGCTCGTGCTGCGCGGGCGGCGGGCGCTGCTGGCATCCCTGGCCTTCTTCGCGGGGCTGCTCGTCATCGGGGGCCTGTACTGGGCATCGGACGACATCCCGGTCTCCCTCAAGCGGCTGCACGGCAACACCATCGTGCAGATGTACCTGCTGCACGGGGTCTTCATCGCCTTTCTCGCGCTACAGAGCCGCCTGCTGGGGCAACTCCTGCGCGCCGTCCAGCGGGCCGAGAGCGAGGCGAGATTCGCCAACGTGGACGCCCTGACCGGCCTGCCCAACCGCCGCCAACTCGACGCCTGGCTCGCCGGGGGGCAGGGCTCGGCGCTCAGCGTGATCCTCTTCGACCTCGACCACTTCAAGCGGGTGAACGACACCCACGGCCACGACGCGGGAGACCGGGTGCTCCAGGCCGCCGCCGGGGCCGCCCGTCAGGCCCTGCGCCCCCAGGATCAGCTCGGGCGCTGGGGTGGGGAGGAGTTCCTGGTGATCCTTCCCGGCAGCGGCGGCCCCGAGGCGCGGGGGGTGGCCGAGCGGATCGCGGCGGCGGTCGCGTCGGTCCACCACCCCGACGTGGGCCGGGTGACGATCAGTTGCGGCGTGGCCGAGGCCCTGCCCGGCGAGGCGCCGGACGCGGTGCTCAAACGCGCCGACGAGGCCCTCTACGCCGCCAAGCGGGGCGGGCGAGCCCTCGTCGAACTGGCGGTCTGA
- the dnaX gene encoding DNA polymerase III subunit gamma/tau: protein MSAIYQRARPIRWDQVVGQEHVKDVLRAALEQGRVGHAYLFSGPRGVGKTTTARLIAMTANCTGPLPKPCGECESCMSVKNGSHPDVLEIDAASNNSVDDVRDLREKVGLAAMRGGRKIYILDEAHMMSRAAFNALLKTLEEPPAHVIFILATTEPEKIIPTILSRCQHYRFRRLTPEEIAGKLAGIVGREGVRAESEALNLIGRLADGAMRDGESLLERMLAAGSSITRAGVEDALGLPPGERVRDIAGALVLGEAGAAIQGAAALYREGFAARTVVEGLVAALADALHAELGLEGERLEGADVPRLLKLQAALDEQEARFARSADGLSLELALTHALLAADAGGGASMVSAGAASVPADVAARLARLEKEVASLRSAGVQAPAVNEVPAFDPGARRAPASAAAEAPAPTRTVPTSPPPAPVPQGNWADVVRQATMQLRAFLKPARTHAEPGYVSLTYDEKSAFHAKQVVSKFDEVGALVLKVFGPVTFELIAPEGGRKVRLGGGGGGPDGGGGGGVPAPVAPAGPAPTPARAQPPRPAESGPELPAFEPTARPRAGRGPDLAPLDRPASPPTQAPQAQPQPARTPPRMAATLDPPTALRPAPPPSPDDVAPAPLPRADPAPWNEEHAADPPPAPADAQAGDRVPPEGARADLYIVEAVTEEPDWGEIGGEVEGSPPTLDDAPFAGVVPERPAPPPRPPAPRAAQAAATPASTRPGDIRAHPVYEEIKGRFAGRVREIGKNRNPHPAASSGGDEGDES from the coding sequence GTGAGCGCCATCTACCAGCGTGCCCGCCCTATCCGCTGGGATCAGGTGGTCGGCCAGGAACACGTCAAGGACGTGCTGCGCGCCGCCCTGGAGCAGGGCCGGGTGGGGCACGCCTACCTCTTCTCCGGGCCGCGCGGGGTGGGCAAGACGACGACCGCCCGCCTCATCGCCATGACGGCGAACTGCACCGGGCCCCTGCCCAAGCCCTGCGGAGAGTGCGAGTCGTGCATGAGCGTGAAAAACGGCTCCCACCCCGACGTGCTGGAGATCGACGCGGCGAGCAACAACTCGGTGGACGACGTGCGCGACCTGCGTGAAAAAGTCGGGCTCGCGGCCATGCGCGGCGGCAGGAAGATCTACATCCTCGACGAGGCGCACATGATGAGCCGGGCGGCCTTCAACGCCCTCCTGAAGACGCTGGAGGAGCCGCCCGCCCACGTCATCTTCATCCTGGCGACGACCGAGCCCGAAAAGATCATTCCCACCATCCTCTCGCGCTGCCAGCACTACCGCTTCCGCCGCCTGACCCCCGAGGAGATTGCCGGGAAGCTCGCGGGCATCGTGGGCCGCGAGGGGGTGCGCGCCGAATCCGAAGCCCTGAACCTGATCGGGAGATTGGCCGACGGGGCGATGCGGGACGGCGAGAGCCTGCTCGAACGGATGCTCGCGGCGGGGTCCAGCATCACGCGGGCGGGGGTGGAGGACGCCCTGGGCCTGCCGCCCGGCGAGCGGGTGCGGGACATCGCGGGGGCCCTCGTGCTGGGGGAGGCGGGCGCGGCGATTCAGGGGGCCGCCGCCCTCTACCGCGAGGGCTTCGCCGCCCGCACGGTGGTGGAGGGGCTGGTCGCAGCCCTGGCGGACGCCCTGCACGCCGAACTGGGGCTGGAGGGCGAGCGGCTGGAGGGGGCGGACGTGCCGAGGCTGCTGAAGTTGCAGGCGGCCCTCGACGAGCAGGAGGCGAGATTTGCCCGCTCGGCGGACGGGCTGAGCCTGGAACTCGCCCTGACGCACGCGCTCCTGGCCGCCGACGCGGGTGGAGGGGCGAGCATGGTGAGCGCGGGGGCGGCCAGCGTGCCCGCCGACGTGGCCGCCCGCCTCGCCCGGCTGGAGAAGGAGGTCGCCAGCCTGCGGTCCGCCGGAGTTCAGGCTCCCGCTGTGAACGAGGTGCCCGCCTTCGACCCCGGGGCACGCCGTGCTCCCGCGTCTGCGGCGGCAGAGGCTCCGGCTCCGACGCGCACCGTCCCCACGTCACCCCCACCCGCACCCGTACCGCAAGGAAACTGGGCGGACGTGGTGCGGCAGGCGACGATGCAACTGCGCGCCTTCCTCAAGCCCGCCCGCACCCACGCCGAGCCCGGGTACGTCAGCCTGACGTACGACGAGAAGAGCGCCTTCCACGCCAAGCAGGTGGTAAGCAAGTTCGACGAGGTCGGCGCCCTGGTCCTCAAGGTCTTCGGCCCGGTCACCTTCGAGCTGATCGCGCCCGAGGGGGGCCGCAAGGTGAGGCTGGGCGGGGGTGGAGGCGGCCCCGACGGGGGAGGGGGAGGGGGTGTTCCGGCCCCGGTCGCCCCGGCCGGACCCGCCCCCACGCCCGCCCGAGCCCAGCCACCCCGCCCGGCGGAATCCGGCCCGGAGCTTCCCGCCTTCGAGCCCACCGCCCGGCCCCGTGCGGGCCGTGGGCCGGACCTGGCCCCGCTGGACCGTCCCGCCTCCCCCCCGACGCAGGCGCCGCAGGCTCAACCCCAGCCCGCCCGGACGCCTCCCCGCATGGCGGCAACCCTCGACCCCCCCACCGCGCTGCGCCCCGCCCCGCCGCCCAGCCCGGACGACGTGGCTCCCGCGCCGCTGCCCAGGGCCGACCCGGCTCCCTGGAACGAGGAGCACGCCGCCGACCCGCCCCCCGCGCCCGCCGATGCGCAGGCGGGCGACCGGGTGCCGCCCGAGGGGGCCCGCGCCGACCTCTACATCGTGGAGGCGGTGACCGAGGAACCCGACTGGGGCGAGATCGGCGGCGAGGTGGAGGGGTCGCCCCCCACGCTCGACGACGCGCCCTTCGCGGGGGTGGTGCCCGAACGGCCCGCGCCGCCCCCCCGCCCCCCCGCCCCCCGCGCGGCCCAGGCGGCGGCCACCCCTGCGAGCACCCGGCCCGGCGACATCCGCGCCCACCCCGTGTACGAGGAGATCAAGGGCCGGTTCGCGGGACGGGTGCGCGAGATCGGCAAGAACCGCAATCCCCACCCGGCGGCGTCCTCCGGGGGCGACGAGGGCGACGAGTCCTGA
- a CDS encoding family 10 glycosylhydrolase, whose protein sequence is MLVPLAGATAPPTPDPAPEGPRPEVAAPAPAPASISDVRGLWVDAFGPGLKTAAQVRQTVEEAARLGVNTLFVQAIRRGDCLCRRSALPVVTDADLEPGFDPLGEITRLAHGRGMRVIAWASVTGASNTQVPNTSPAHVFRVHGPGAGAASWLARRPDGSWRTGSDAWLDPAIPAAADFMVAGLVSLVRNYPVDGVQLDRIRYPDGGVWGYDPKVLARYRAETGARGTPATTDPRWLDWKRGQVTALVRRISLEVKAARPSAWVSAATITYQAPPAPGDLAAFRKTRTYADVLQDWPTWMQEGLIDLNVLMNYKRDAVPAQAAWFDGWNAFAASVRAAPGDLRGAEVAGGTALYLNPPAVTAAQAARTVAAGLGWVGYSYRTPTLDVYGTRQSTPEGLAAVRDLLTAPGGALARVSPWTAQPRTVRGLLGRVVGTPVPGGRVVEALRGGQVVARTLTDGGGNYGFLNLAPGPVEVRVSGQRWAEPVPEVGVIRYPDLLVRDVQPAASGRP, encoded by the coding sequence ATGCTCGTCCCCCTGGCGGGAGCCACGGCGCCGCCCACGCCGGACCCCGCCCCGGAAGGGCCCCGGCCCGAGGTCGCCGCCCCGGCCCCGGCGCCCGCCTCCATCAGCGACGTGCGCGGGCTGTGGGTGGACGCCTTCGGGCCGGGGCTGAAGACGGCCGCGCAGGTGCGGCAGACGGTGGAGGAGGCCGCCCGGCTCGGGGTGAACACCCTCTTCGTGCAGGCGATCCGGCGCGGCGACTGCCTGTGCCGCCGCTCGGCCCTCCCGGTGGTGACCGACGCGGACCTGGAGCCCGGCTTCGACCCCCTGGGGGAAATCACCCGCCTCGCGCACGGGCGGGGAATGCGGGTGATCGCCTGGGCGAGCGTCACGGGCGCGTCGAATACCCAGGTGCCCAACACCAGCCCGGCGCATGTCTTCCGAGTCCACGGCCCGGGGGCGGGGGCGGCGTCCTGGCTTGCCCGTCGCCCGGACGGCTCGTGGCGCACCGGGTCCGACGCCTGGCTCGACCCCGCCATCCCCGCCGCCGCCGACTTCATGGTAGCCGGGTTGGTCAGCCTGGTGCGGAACTACCCGGTGGACGGGGTGCAGCTCGACCGCATCCGCTACCCCGACGGCGGCGTGTGGGGCTACGACCCCAAGGTGCTCGCCCGCTACCGCGCGGAGACGGGGGCGCGGGGCACGCCCGCCACCACGGACCCTCGCTGGCTCGACTGGAAGCGCGGGCAGGTCACCGCGCTCGTGCGCCGGATCAGCCTGGAGGTCAAGGCCGCGCGCCCCTCGGCGTGGGTGAGCGCCGCCACGATCACCTATCAGGCCCCGCCCGCGCCCGGTGACCTGGCGGCCTTTCGCAAGACCCGTACCTACGCCGACGTACTTCAGGACTGGCCCACCTGGATGCAGGAGGGGCTGATCGACCTCAACGTCCTGATGAACTACAAGCGCGACGCCGTGCCCGCCCAGGCCGCCTGGTTCGACGGCTGGAACGCCTTTGCCGCCAGTGTGCGCGCCGCTCCCGGCGATCTCCGGGGGGCGGAGGTGGCGGGGGGCACGGCCCTGTACCTCAATCCGCCCGCCGTGACCGCCGCCCAGGCCGCGCGCACCGTGGCCGCCGGGCTGGGCTGGGTCGGCTACTCGTACCGCACGCCCACCCTGGACGTGTACGGCACCCGCCAGAGCACCCCCGAGGGCCTCGCCGCCGTGCGGGACCTGCTCACTGCCCCGGGCGGCGCGCTCGCGCGGGTGAGCCCCTGGACCGCCCAGCCGCGCACCGTGCGGGGGCTCCTCGGGCGGGTGGTCGGCACCCCCGTCCCCGGGGGCCGGGTGGTGGAGGCCCTGCGCGGCGGGCAGGTCGTCGCACGCACGCTGACGGACGGCGGCGGCAACTACGGCTTCCTGAACCTCGCCCCCGGCCCGGTCGAGGTGCGCGTGAGCGGGCAACGCTGGGCCGAGCCCGTGCCCGAGGTGGGCGTGATCCGCTACCCCGATCTTCTCGTGCG